A region from the Oceanidesulfovibrio marinus genome encodes:
- a CDS encoding hydrogenase iron-sulfur subunit, with translation MGQARVNEHGKILILATESCAYPGADSVGQAHASYPPNTYILKVKAPVLFPEQFYLDCFKKGIGGIIIMSCGEECPYEGAYKAMAQRLDNIYALMKEQGLDIRRLRLTAICTVCNRAFLNEVNQMNQVIEELDRPTQA, from the coding sequence ATGGGCCAGGCACGCGTGAACGAGCACGGAAAGATCCTGATTCTGGCGACCGAGAGCTGCGCCTATCCGGGCGCGGACTCCGTGGGCCAGGCGCACGCCTCGTATCCGCCCAACACGTACATCCTCAAGGTGAAGGCCCCGGTTCTCTTTCCGGAGCAATTCTACCTGGACTGTTTCAAGAAGGGGATCGGCGGAATCATCATCATGTCGTGCGGCGAAGAGTGCCCCTACGAGGGCGCATACAAGGCCATGGCGCAGCGGCTGGACAATATCTACGCCCTCATGAAGGAGCAGGGGCTGGATATCCGCAGGCTCCGGCTCACCGCCATCTGCACGGTGTGCAACAGGGCCTTCCTCAACGAAGTGAATCAGATGAACCAGGTTATCGAGGAGCTGGACCGGCCTACTCAGGCATGA
- a CDS encoding glycosyltransferase family 4 protein, with protein sequence MSERGGRTGDPMRVCVVRQYYFPQDPRVRKEVSALLERGHEVDVVCLRKEGEPREDTWRGARIHRLPMSHKRGGVLGYVWNYSVFLLLATLACLKLHVRRRFHVVQVNTMPDILVFSALMPRLLGARVLLDMHEVMPELFMSIYAIPSRHPLVRLLKVLEWLSLKAANRIITVNEQCAAIFRSRGLAPGKLSIILNVPELPEEAQAAAESDASLQNEEGEPFRLFSHGSILPRYGYAVLIRAMRLLLDQGRNVRLDIVGQGEQQSELEALCAELRLGDAVAFHGYQPFTELLKPMRAADLCVVALIKDVYTDIMLPNKLFEYVAMRKPVIASRTEAVLDFFGEDALAYYESESPEDMARTIAALMDNPERRAAMTAQAWQRMEPVMWERHKVEYLEIVESMHR encoded by the coding sequence ATGAGTGAGCGCGGCGGCAGGACCGGCGACCCCATGCGCGTCTGCGTGGTGCGGCAGTACTACTTTCCGCAGGACCCGCGCGTGCGCAAGGAGGTGAGCGCGCTTTTGGAGCGCGGGCACGAGGTGGACGTGGTCTGCCTGCGCAAGGAGGGCGAACCTCGGGAGGACACATGGCGCGGAGCCCGCATCCACAGGTTGCCCATGTCGCACAAGCGTGGCGGTGTGCTGGGATATGTCTGGAACTACTCCGTTTTCCTTCTGCTCGCGACGCTGGCGTGCCTGAAGCTTCACGTCCGCAGGCGGTTCCATGTGGTGCAGGTGAACACCATGCCCGACATCCTGGTGTTCAGCGCGTTGATGCCGCGGTTGCTGGGGGCTCGGGTGCTGCTGGACATGCACGAGGTCATGCCCGAGCTGTTCATGAGCATCTACGCTATCCCCAGCCGGCATCCCCTGGTGCGGCTGCTCAAGGTGCTGGAATGGCTGAGCCTGAAGGCGGCGAACCGGATCATCACGGTGAACGAGCAGTGCGCCGCGATTTTTCGGAGCAGGGGACTCGCGCCCGGCAAGCTCTCCATTATTCTGAACGTCCCGGAGCTGCCGGAAGAGGCGCAGGCAGCGGCGGAATCCGATGCGTCTTTGCAGAACGAGGAGGGCGAGCCGTTCCGGCTCTTCAGCCACGGCAGCATCCTGCCGCGGTACGGCTACGCCGTGCTCATCCGGGCCATGCGGCTGCTGCTGGACCAGGGCCGCAACGTGCGGCTGGACATCGTGGGCCAGGGCGAGCAACAGTCCGAGCTGGAGGCGCTGTGCGCGGAGCTGCGGTTGGGGGATGCGGTGGCCTTCCACGGCTATCAGCCCTTTACCGAGCTGCTGAAGCCCATGCGCGCGGCCGATCTGTGCGTGGTGGCGCTTATCAAGGACGTCTACACGGACATCATGCTGCCGAATAAACTGTTCGAGTACGTGGCCATGCGCAAGCCGGTCATCGCCTCCCGGACCGAGGCGGTCTTGGACTTCTTTGGCGAGGATGCCCTGGCGTACTACGAGTCTGAATCGCCGGAGGACATGGCGCGGACCATTGCGGCGCTGATGGACAACCCGGAGCGCCGCGCAGCCATGACCGCGCAGGCGTGGCAACGCATGGAACCGGTGATGTGGGAGCGCCACAAGGTCGAGTACCTGGAGATAGTCGAGAGCATGCATCGCTGA
- a CDS encoding FAD-dependent oxidoreductase: MDSAHEYEFDAIVIGGGIGGLQSALDLADQGYRTAVIEKDASIGGKMIRLSKVFPTLDCASCITTPKMAAAAHHEQITLFTYCDVNDIERKDGAIEASVTQRPRYVDIDKCIGCRKCEYECPVSVPDVEQGGFSGRKAIRIPFSNAIPQKAVLDVTNCMLCGKCASICPTGAIVYNQQPESYRITAKTAVLATGFELTSINDKRQYGMGEIPNVIDSMQMERLLAPHGPYGRVLRPSDGMIPDSIAYVQCAGSRDASMGVSYCSRVCCMYAIKQAMLLSGSLPLADITIYYMDIRAFGKNYEQFYQNAKAMGIEFVKAKVASLDTGEDGAVAVHYEDQQGEGVTTREHDMVVLSAGMLPGWSPQGQCPVSIGGDGFIKTIQPKTGPSLTDLEGVFVAGTAAGPKDIVDTITEAGGAAMEAAKYLTALHEDATEGQLASSPQGLGDERIKEAVHE, from the coding sequence ATGGACTCCGCACACGAATACGAGTTTGACGCCATCGTGATCGGAGGCGGCATAGGCGGCCTTCAATCCGCGCTGGACCTGGCAGACCAGGGCTACCGCACGGCCGTCATAGAGAAGGACGCCTCCATCGGCGGCAAGATGATCAGGCTGTCCAAGGTCTTCCCGACCCTGGACTGCGCAAGCTGCATCACCACGCCCAAGATGGCCGCCGCGGCGCACCACGAGCAGATAACCCTGTTCACCTACTGCGACGTTAACGATATCGAGCGCAAGGACGGCGCCATCGAGGCATCGGTAACGCAGCGGCCGCGCTACGTGGACATCGACAAGTGCATCGGCTGCCGCAAATGCGAGTACGAATGCCCGGTCTCGGTGCCGGACGTGGAGCAGGGCGGGTTCTCCGGCCGCAAGGCCATCCGCATCCCGTTCTCCAACGCCATTCCGCAAAAGGCCGTGCTGGACGTGACCAACTGCATGCTCTGCGGCAAGTGCGCCAGCATCTGCCCCACCGGCGCCATCGTCTACAACCAGCAGCCCGAGAGCTACCGGATCACGGCCAAGACCGCGGTCCTGGCCACCGGGTTCGAGCTGACATCCATCAACGACAAGCGCCAGTACGGCATGGGCGAAATCCCCAACGTCATCGACTCCATGCAGATGGAGCGGCTGCTGGCGCCCCACGGGCCCTATGGCCGGGTGCTGCGGCCCTCCGACGGCATGATCCCGGACTCCATTGCCTACGTGCAGTGCGCCGGGTCCCGCGATGCGAGCATGGGCGTTTCCTACTGCTCGCGGGTCTGCTGCATGTACGCCATCAAGCAGGCCATGCTGCTCTCGGGCTCGCTGCCGCTGGCGGACATCACCATCTACTACATGGACATCCGGGCTTTCGGGAAGAACTACGAGCAGTTCTACCAGAACGCCAAGGCCATGGGCATCGAGTTCGTCAAGGCCAAGGTCGCCTCGCTGGATACGGGCGAGGACGGCGCCGTGGCGGTTCACTACGAGGATCAGCAAGGCGAGGGCGTTACGACCCGCGAGCACGACATGGTCGTCCTCTCCGCCGGCATGTTGCCCGGCTGGTCGCCGCAGGGCCAGTGCCCCGTGTCCATCGGCGGGGACGGCTTCATCAAGACCATCCAGCCCAAGACCGGCCCGTCCCTCACCGATCTGGAAGGCGTGTTCGTAGCCGGCACGGCGGCAGGACCCAAGGACATCGTGGACACCATCACCGAGGCGGGTGGCGCGGCCATGGAAGCCGCAAAGTATCTGACCGCTCTGCATGAAGACGCCACAGAAGGCCAGTTGGCAAGTTCCCCGCAAGGTTTGGGGGACGAGAGAATCAAGGAGGCCGTCCATGAGTGA
- a CDS encoding glycosyltransferase: MAGDGGYVLITAARDEAQYIGATIESVIAQDIQPLRWVIVSDGSTDETDAIVESFAGRHGFIRLLRRQGSAQRDFSSKVMALREGMALLEDIACPYLGILDADVTFGPDYYRALLQLFDENPKLGIAGGGLWDKTPGGFVRQVQSLGSVSGPVQMFRRACYEQIGGYQPVTCGEDAVAEISARMHGWETRTFPELKVLHHRLTGTEGAGVWKARVRLGVQDHRIGYTPLFEIVRAVSRLRERPCVLGAAALLAGYFGARLRREPYQVSSEFRAYFRREQLHRLKARIGLRGNHEGGV, encoded by the coding sequence ATGGCGGGTGACGGCGGATACGTCCTCATCACGGCGGCGCGCGACGAGGCGCAGTACATCGGCGCGACCATCGAGTCGGTCATTGCGCAGGATATCCAGCCTTTGCGCTGGGTTATTGTCAGCGATGGCTCCACGGACGAAACCGACGCCATTGTGGAGTCCTTTGCCGGCCGCCATGGCTTCATCCGGCTGCTGCGCAGGCAGGGGAGCGCACAGCGCGACTTCTCCTCCAAGGTCATGGCCCTGCGCGAGGGCATGGCGCTGCTCGAAGACATCGCCTGCCCGTACCTGGGCATCCTGGACGCCGACGTGACCTTTGGGCCGGACTACTACCGCGCGCTGTTGCAATTGTTCGATGAAAATCCGAAGCTGGGCATAGCCGGGGGCGGCCTGTGGGACAAGACGCCCGGCGGGTTCGTGCGCCAGGTGCAAAGCCTGGGCAGCGTGTCCGGCCCGGTGCAGATGTTCCGTCGCGCGTGCTACGAGCAGATCGGCGGGTACCAGCCCGTGACCTGCGGCGAGGACGCTGTGGCCGAGATATCCGCGCGCATGCATGGCTGGGAGACGCGGACCTTTCCGGAGCTCAAGGTGCTGCACCACCGCCTCACCGGCACGGAAGGCGCCGGCGTGTGGAAGGCGCGCGTGCGCCTGGGCGTGCAGGACCACCGTATCGGCTACACGCCCCTGTTCGAGATCGTGCGGGCCGTATCGCGCCTGCGGGAGCGGCCCTGCGTGCTCGGCGCGGCCGCGCTCCTGGCCGGTTACTTCGGCGCACGCCTGCGCCGGGAGCCGTACCAGGTTTCGAGCGAGTTCCGCGCGTACTTCCGCCGGGAGCAGCTCCACCGCCTGAAGGCGCGGATCGGGTTACGAGGAAACCACGAAGGAGGCGTCTGA
- a CDS encoding right-handed parallel beta-helix repeat-containing protein: MMYDTPQCRPHGRFNASRASLLRRILTCIAVLALAFLAVSAQAATYHVEAGATGANDGSSTAPFATIAQAARVARAGDTVYVEQGEYNESVVLEHSGKENTPIIFVGQDRPEVHGAGGPGFFISGNHVTVQGFDVSGGVFGIHVTGSNVNLLGNYVHHNRHDGIRVDGAMDVHIQNGEIYDNGPGNAVGIWLAGSVYDLVVQDVDISSTGIQKTGINAYEAGESNGIILRNVNIHDHPEYGASLMAESPGELTDIRIINCRFDHNGFGAVHTIGDMRYRLGNVLIQRATRSIVEKSVFSNGPGWGMDCYTSDRLVIRNNLFLDNMDSGDPAVGPGIGLEVNAGQDNLILHNVFYGNSIGLFTSYLDSGGPWPPGPAFDVVQNNIFWSNDEDMQVTSEDNPPLTVLQGANLMGVDPQFMDPAGLDFHLAQGSPAIDAGVDAGVEDDFDGNPRPQGKAPDIGAFEFQQQ; the protein is encoded by the coding sequence ATGATGTATGATACGCCGCAATGCCGGCCGCATGGCCGGTTCAACGCGTCGCGGGCATCCTTGCTGCGGCGCATTCTGACGTGCATCGCCGTGCTCGCGCTGGCGTTTCTGGCTGTTTCGGCGCAGGCGGCCACCTACCATGTGGAGGCTGGCGCTACCGGGGCCAACGACGGCTCCTCCACGGCGCCGTTCGCCACCATTGCCCAGGCCGCGAGGGTGGCCCGGGCCGGGGATACGGTCTATGTGGAGCAGGGCGAGTACAACGAGTCGGTCGTGCTGGAGCACTCCGGCAAGGAAAACACGCCCATCATCTTCGTCGGCCAGGACCGGCCCGAGGTCCATGGCGCCGGCGGTCCTGGATTCTTCATTTCCGGCAACCACGTCACGGTGCAGGGCTTCGACGTATCCGGGGGCGTCTTCGGCATCCACGTCACCGGCTCCAACGTCAATCTGCTGGGCAACTACGTCCACCACAACCGCCACGACGGCATCCGCGTGGATGGGGCCATGGACGTGCATATCCAAAACGGCGAGATTTACGACAACGGACCCGGCAACGCCGTGGGCATCTGGCTGGCGGGATCGGTGTACGACCTCGTGGTCCAGGACGTGGACATCAGCAGCACCGGCATCCAGAAAACCGGGATCAACGCCTATGAGGCCGGGGAGTCCAACGGCATCATCCTGCGCAACGTCAATATCCACGACCATCCGGAGTACGGCGCGAGCCTCATGGCCGAGTCTCCGGGCGAGCTGACCGACATCCGCATCATCAACTGCCGCTTCGACCACAACGGCTTCGGCGCGGTTCACACCATCGGCGACATGCGCTACCGCCTGGGCAACGTGCTCATCCAGCGCGCCACCCGGAGCATTGTGGAGAAGAGCGTTTTTTCCAACGGGCCCGGCTGGGGCATGGACTGCTACACCTCTGACCGGCTGGTGATCCGCAACAACCTCTTTCTCGACAATATGGACTCCGGCGACCCGGCCGTGGGGCCGGGCATCGGCCTGGAGGTCAACGCCGGTCAGGACAACCTGATCCTGCACAACGTGTTCTACGGCAACAGCATCGGCCTGTTCACCAGCTACCTCGACTCAGGCGGGCCATGGCCTCCGGGGCCGGCGTTCGACGTAGTTCAGAACAACATTTTCTGGAGCAACGACGAGGACATGCAGGTGACCAGCGAGGACAACCCGCCGCTCACGGTGTTGCAGGGGGCCAACCTTATGGGCGTCGATCCCCAATTTATGGACCCGGCCGGCCTTGATTTCCATCTGGCCCAGGGCAGCCCGGCCATAGATGCCGGCGTCGATGCCGGCGTGGAGGACGATTTCGACGGCAACCCCAGGCCACAAGGCAAGGCGCCGGACATCGGCGCATTCGAGTTCCAGCAGCAATGA
- a CDS encoding sulfurtransferase TusA family protein, with amino-acid sequence MSEIDLSTVEVSSTADARGSACPGPLLEAKKGIGKVKVGEIIEIYSNDSGTRTDIPAWSKKVGHEYLGMLSVDGYDKHFVRRKK; translated from the coding sequence ATGTCCGAGATCGATCTTTCCACAGTCGAAGTCAGCAGCACCGCAGATGCGCGTGGCAGCGCCTGCCCTGGCCCTCTTCTCGAAGCCAAGAAAGGCATCGGCAAGGTCAAGGTCGGCGAGATCATCGAGATCTACTCCAACGATTCCGGCACCCGGACCGACATCCCGGCCTGGTCCAAGAAGGTGGGCCACGAGTATCTGGGTATGCTCTCCGTGGACGGTTACGACAAGCACTTCGTCCGCCGGAAGAAGTAA
- a CDS encoding glycosyltransferase family 2 protein: MTDFSVLIVNWNGRGYLEKCLRSVYGSMGEAEFQCVVVDNASTDGSVAMVREQFPQVTLVESGSNLGFARGNNLGFDYCQGRYVFLVNSDIEMHTGGFAELYAYMDAHPEAGMVGPKVLNPDLTLQANCLILPNPWNIVLRALALDRLLARFGIASGEFAPESAYDREHEVDALVGCFLGVRREALDQVGPLDSDFFMYGEDLDWCKRFHQAGWSICLCPQVAVIHYGGGSSDNAPVPFYLELKRSSLRYWAKHYGMLGMVWCRLVTMLHEAVRVLFGVAGMIARPSQRDIFQSKARRSLACLGRLLNPGWGLQSPKERPKEQLGHGG, from the coding sequence ATGACCGATTTTTCCGTGCTCATCGTCAACTGGAACGGCCGCGGCTATCTCGAAAAATGCCTGCGCTCCGTGTACGGCTCCATGGGGGAGGCGGAGTTCCAGTGCGTGGTGGTGGACAACGCCTCCACCGACGGCAGCGTGGCCATGGTGCGCGAGCAGTTTCCGCAGGTGACACTGGTGGAGAGCGGCTCCAACCTGGGCTTTGCCCGCGGCAACAACCTCGGCTTCGACTACTGCCAGGGCCGATACGTGTTTCTGGTCAACTCGGACATCGAGATGCACACCGGCGGTTTTGCCGAGCTCTACGCCTATATGGATGCGCATCCCGAGGCGGGCATGGTGGGGCCGAAGGTGCTGAACCCGGACCTGACCCTGCAGGCCAACTGCCTGATTCTGCCGAACCCATGGAACATCGTGCTGCGCGCTCTGGCTTTGGATCGGCTTCTCGCGCGGTTCGGCATAGCCAGCGGGGAGTTCGCCCCGGAATCGGCTTATGACCGGGAGCACGAGGTGGACGCCCTGGTGGGCTGCTTTCTGGGCGTGCGGCGCGAGGCCCTGGACCAGGTCGGGCCGCTGGACTCGGACTTTTTCATGTACGGAGAGGACCTGGACTGGTGCAAGCGATTCCACCAAGCCGGATGGTCCATCTGTTTGTGCCCGCAGGTCGCCGTGATCCACTACGGCGGCGGCAGCTCGGACAACGCACCAGTGCCGTTCTATCTGGAGCTGAAGCGCAGCTCTTTGCGGTACTGGGCCAAGCATTACGGGATGCTCGGAATGGTCTGGTGCCGGCTGGTGACCATGCTGCACGAGGCGGTGCGCGTGCTTTTCGGTGTAGCCGGGATGATCGCGCGGCCGTCGCAGCGGGATATTTTCCAAAGCAAGGCGCGCCGCAGCCTCGCCTGTCTGGGCCGGCTGCTCAACCCGGGATGGGGCCTGCAAAGCCCGAAGGAGCGACCGAAGGAGCAATTGGGCCATGGCGGGTGA
- a CDS encoding sigma-54 interaction domain-containing protein, producing MKPYDLNEYWKTVVNTIQDGVMIVDPDGLIVSTNRAFEDITGYSHQDLIGERCTVLKCTSCEYARDHKGCHWCAMFRVGELRQQRCAVTRKDGSTVHVLKNAKVLRDGEGEVIGAVETMTDVSDLLEKETQIESYRKVLLAEDSYHGLIGNSPAMLKAYDMIANAAQSDAPVIIYGESGTGKELAAAAVHEASPRKDKPFVKVNCAALNEALLESELFGHVKGAYTGAHRSRTGRFELAGDGDIFLDEIGDIPLSTQVKLLRVLEDKIIERVGDHKPIPVEARIISATNRDLQALIEAGSFRRDFFYRINVIPIRMPALRERQGDIPLLAESFFRRIKLRSGKNIQGIARETMDLLVNYAWPGNVRELKSAFEYAFIACRGDMLEPGNLPGEITQKANDACPEPQQISGDIDEIKKQRLVQALQTANGNQSEAARALGISRTTVWNQMKKFNIAAE from the coding sequence ATGAAGCCATACGACCTCAACGAGTATTGGAAGACCGTGGTGAACACGATCCAGGACGGCGTGATGATCGTCGATCCCGATGGCCTGATCGTCTCCACCAACCGCGCCTTCGAGGACATCACCGGCTACTCCCACCAGGATTTGATCGGCGAGCGCTGCACCGTGCTCAAGTGCACATCCTGCGAGTACGCCCGCGACCACAAGGGCTGCCACTGGTGCGCCATGTTCCGGGTGGGAGAGCTGCGTCAGCAGCGCTGCGCCGTGACGCGCAAAGACGGCTCCACCGTGCATGTGCTCAAAAACGCCAAGGTCTTGCGGGATGGTGAAGGTGAGGTCATCGGCGCGGTGGAGACCATGACCGACGTGAGCGACCTTCTGGAGAAGGAGACGCAGATCGAGTCCTATCGCAAGGTGCTGCTGGCCGAGGACTCCTACCACGGGCTCATCGGCAACTCCCCAGCCATGCTCAAGGCCTACGACATGATTGCCAACGCGGCGCAGTCGGACGCGCCCGTGATCATTTACGGCGAGAGCGGCACCGGCAAGGAGCTGGCCGCCGCCGCGGTGCACGAGGCCAGCCCGCGCAAGGACAAGCCCTTCGTGAAGGTCAACTGCGCCGCGCTGAACGAGGCCCTGCTGGAGAGCGAGCTCTTTGGACACGTCAAAGGCGCGTACACCGGCGCGCACCGCAGCCGCACCGGCCGCTTCGAGCTGGCCGGCGACGGCGACATCTTTCTGGACGAGATCGGCGACATCCCCCTGAGCACGCAGGTCAAGCTGCTGCGCGTGCTGGAGGACAAGATCATCGAGCGCGTGGGCGACCACAAGCCCATCCCGGTGGAGGCGCGGATCATCTCCGCCACCAACCGCGACCTGCAGGCGCTCATCGAGGCGGGCTCATTCCGACGGGACTTTTTCTACCGCATCAATGTCATCCCCATCCGCATGCCCGCCCTGCGCGAACGCCAGGGCGACATCCCCCTGCTGGCCGAGTCCTTCTTCCGCCGCATCAAGCTGCGCAGTGGAAAGAACATTCAGGGCATTGCGCGTGAGACCATGGACCTGCTGGTGAACTACGCCTGGCCGGGCAACGTCCGGGAGCTGAAAAGCGCCTTCGAGTACGCCTTCATCGCCTGCCGCGGCGACATGCTGGAGCCCGGCAACCTGCCCGGCGAGATCACGCAGAAGGCAAACGACGCCTGCCCGGAGCCGCAGCAAATCTCCGGCGACATCGACGAGATCAAGAAGCAGCGGCTGGTCCAGGCCCTGCAGACAGCCAACGGCAACCAGTCCGAGGCGGCGCGGGCCCTGGGCATCTCCCGCACCACGGTCTGGAACCAGATGAAAAAGTTCAATATCGCGGCCGAGTGA
- a CDS encoding glycosyltransferase family 2 protein, with amino-acid sequence MTQLTQKSTSAATPAISVVVPHYNRGDIVLRTLQALEEQRLDAPYEVIVVDDCSTDGSWDLIQEFAQSRGEWLQAIRLERNSNASAARNAGLARVRAPLVLFLDADIVTRPDVLAAHLEGHTLRPEENVVLLGVVRFPEDLPLTGLRRLMNPAGQWDDIEPGAELPWWNVFSGHVSMKASFVRAVGGFDEDLAIFHDIELGKRLHDQGMRLYLADKAVGSHYHDRTLPQIVRFSEAYGRYFAELGSRDDPELYEHVHESWYCETGPRVVAKSILGAAVGNALVRPLTVPLASFLLDRIPAIGNPLTRLILFHVGHRAFLRNYRPRGGAA; translated from the coding sequence ATGACGCAGCTGACGCAGAAATCTACCTCGGCCGCCACCCCGGCCATCAGCGTTGTCGTACCGCACTACAACCGCGGGGACATCGTGCTGCGGACCCTGCAGGCCTTGGAAGAGCAGCGGCTGGACGCACCGTATGAAGTGATTGTGGTGGACGACTGCTCCACGGATGGCAGCTGGGATCTGATCCAGGAGTTCGCGCAATCGCGCGGCGAGTGGCTGCAGGCCATCCGGCTGGAGCGCAACTCCAACGCCTCGGCCGCGCGCAACGCCGGGTTGGCCAGGGTTCGCGCGCCACTGGTGCTGTTCCTGGATGCGGACATCGTGACCAGACCGGACGTGCTGGCCGCGCATCTGGAGGGGCACACCCTCCGGCCAGAGGAGAATGTCGTGCTGCTGGGCGTGGTCCGTTTTCCCGAGGACCTGCCCCTGACCGGCCTGCGCAGGCTGATGAACCCGGCCGGGCAGTGGGACGACATCGAGCCCGGGGCTGAGCTGCCCTGGTGGAACGTCTTTTCCGGCCACGTCTCCATGAAGGCGTCGTTTGTACGCGCCGTGGGCGGGTTCGACGAGGACCTGGCCATCTTCCACGATATCGAGCTGGGCAAGCGGCTGCACGACCAGGGCATGCGGCTCTACCTGGCGGACAAGGCCGTGGGCAGCCACTACCACGACAGGACACTGCCGCAGATCGTGCGCTTCAGCGAGGCGTACGGCCGGTACTTTGCCGAGCTCGGCAGCCGCGACGACCCGGAGCTGTACGAGCACGTCCACGAAAGCTGGTACTGCGAGACCGGCCCGCGCGTCGTGGCCAAGAGCATTCTGGGAGCCGCGGTGGGCAACGCCCTTGTCCGGCCGCTCACCGTGCCGCTGGCGAGCTTTCTGTTGGATCGTATCCCGGCCATTGGCAACCCCCTGACCCGGCTGATCCTCTTCCACGTCGGCCACCGGGCGTTCCTCAGAAACTACAGGCCCCGCGGCGGTGCGGCATGA